GATCGACGGGCCGTTCACCGAGACCAAGGAGCTGATCGCCGGCTTCTGCCTGATCCAGGTGAACTCGAAGCAGGAGGCGGTCGACTGGGCCAAACGCTGGCCGGCGCTCGACGCCGACGGCGAGACAGAGATCGAGATCCGCCAGGTGTTCGAGGCGGAAGACTTCGGCCCCGAGTTCACGCCCGAGCTCAGGGAAGCCGAGGAACGCATGCGTACGCAGGCCGAGCAGCTGGCGAACGACGCGAAGCGCTAAACCCGCAACATCACCCCCAATGCTTGAGAAGGAGACGTCATGCAAGTCCAGCCCTATCTGTTTTTTGACGGCCGCTGTGAAGAGGCGGTCGAGTTCTACCGCAACGCGCTCGGCGCCGAGGTCTTGATGCTGATGCGCATGAAGGACAGCCCCGAGCCGCCGCAACCGGGCATGGTGCCGCCCGGTGCCGAGGACAAGGTGATGCATGCGAGCTTCCGCATCGGCGAGACCACGGTGATGGCTTCCGACGGCCGCTGCCTGGGGCAGCCGAGCTTCCAGGGCTTTTCGCTGTCGCTCTCGGTGGCCGACCAGACCGAGGCCGAGCGGCTGTTCGCGGCGTTGGGCGACGGTGGCCAGGTGCAGATGCCGCTAGCCAAGACCTTCTTTTCGCCGAGCTTCGGCATGGTGGCCGACCGCTTCGGCGTGTCGTGGATGATCATCGTGGAAGCTTGAGCGCCGTGTCGATTTGGCCAGGCCCCGTTCGTCGTACAGATAGAGCGGTGGCTTGGCCGGTCGGGTCCGTCCGCCCCGCTCGCAACTGAAATCACTGAAATCACTAAGGAGTAACAAGATGCGATTCATGATGCTGATGATCCCGAAGGGCTACGAGAACGCCGCGCCGGGCAGCATGCCGGACGCCGAGGCTGTCGCCGCGATGATGAAATACAACGAAGCGCTGCAGAAGGCCGGCGTGCTGCTGGCGCTCGATGGCCTGCACCCGCCGTCGATGGGCGCGCGCGTCTCGTTCGATGGCGGCAAGCCGAAGGTGACCGACGGGCCGTTCGCCGAGGCGAAGGAGGTGGTCGGCGGCTACTGGATGATCCAGGTGAAGTCCAAGGAAGAGGCGATCGAATGGGCGTCGCGCTGCCCCGCCTCGGCCAACGAAGTGATCGAGATTCGCCAGGTGCAGGAATTCTCGGACTTTCCGGCCGATGTCCAAGAGGCCGCGGCCGGGTTTTCCGAGATGCAGGCCGAGGCCGGGCAGCGCCGGGAGACATGACGGCTTGTGCCACCCACCGCGCGATCGACGCGGTCTGGCGGATCGAGTCCGCCCGGATCATCGCCAGCCTCGCGCGCATGGTGCGTGACGTCGGCCTCGCCGAGGAGCTGGCGCAGGACGCTCTGGTCATCGCGCTCGAGCGCTGGCCAGAGTCGGGCATCCCGGACAATCCGGGCGCCTGGCTGATGGCCGCCGCCAAGCATCGAGCGCTCGATCACTTGCGCCGAAAGAAGCTGCTCGAGCGCAAGCACGAGGAGTTCGGTCGCGAACTCGAGGTGCAGCAGGAGCTGGCCGTGGACGACGTCGACACCGCGCCCGACGATGACATCGGCGACGACCTGCTGCGCCTCGTGTTCACCGCCTGCCATCCGGTGCTCTCGACCGAGGCGCGCGTCGCGCTCACGCTGCGCCTGCTCGGCGGGTTGGCCACCGACGAGATCGCGCGTGCGTTCCTCGTTCCGGAGCCGACCGTCGCGCAGCGCATCGTCCGCGCCAAGCGCACCCTCGCCGAGGCGCGCGTCCCGTTCGAGGTGCCGCGAAGAGACGAGCTCGCCGCCCGGCTGGCGGCGGTGCTGCAGGTCCTCTACCTCGTCTTCAACGAAGGCTACTCGTCCACCGCCGGTGACGACTGGATACGACCCGCGCTGTGCGAGGAGGCGCTGCGTCTCGGCCGTATCCTGGCCGAGCTCGCGCCACAGGAGCCGGAGGTCCACGGCCTGGTGGCGCTGATGGAGATCCAGGCGTCGCGCACGCGGGCGCGGATCGGCCCGTCCGGCGAACCGATCCTGCTGCTCGAGCAAAATCGGGCGCGCTGGGATCAGCTGCTGATCCGTCGCGGCCTTGCCGCACTCGAGCGCGCCGAAGCGCTCGGCGGCGCGTTCGGCCCATACGCGTTGCAGGCCGCGATCGCCGCCTGTCATGCACGAGCGCGCACGTCGGAGGAGACGGACTGGGCGCGCATCGCGGCGCTCTACGATGCGCTCGCCCAGCTTGCACCGTCACCCGTCGTGGAGCTGAACCGGGCGGTCGCGCTCGCGATGGCGTTCGGTCCGGCAGCGGGGCTCGAGCTCGTCGACGCGCTGACCTCGGAGCCGACGCTCAAGGGCTACCACCTGTTGCCGAGCGTGCGCGGCGACCTGCTCGCCAAGCTCGACCGCCTCGACGAGGCGCGTGCGGAGTTCGAGCACGCGGCTTCGCTCACGCGCAACGAACGCGAGCGCGAGCTGCTCCTCGAGCGTGCTCGAGCGTGCGCACGCGGATCGGCACCGCCCGAGCCGCGGTGACGAAAGCGGCGCGTCTCGCGCTTTACACGCATGCCAGGCGAGCCGATGGCGCTCATCGCTCGCCATGGGGGCGCCTTTAAGGCGTCGATCGTCTGGTAGGCTGAGGTCCAGAAATCGAGATCGGCTTCACCCAGTCCTCGGGTAGCTAGACGCGGTGGCATCAGGATCGCGACCCTGTGCAAAATCGCACGCCACTTGCGCACCCTGCGTCATTCAATTTGCACTGCCGTCCTCACCGCGCACCCGTTACCTCGACTTGCGCGCCTAGCCATGAGCGGTTCCGTGACATTCGTGGTTAGATAGTTAATTGTTTTTTCAGCTGTAAGAGTGAATCGGCACAGGTGTTCTAGCTCACAAAGCGTCTGCTTTGGGTCGTGTTGACGACCTTTGGCTTGCGTCCGCCGGGCCCGCAGCCATTTCGTGCGCCCATCTTGAGCTGTCGCACGAGGGTCATTTACCCAATAATTTGAACTGAAGACGTCGCCATGCTCGCAGTCCGGGACGCATACTGACGGCAGCTCGGCACTCCATCCAAGTCTTTCCATAAAGACACCGACGCCGGAACCAATGACACTGAACGTGCTTCCTGGACAATAGCGCCATGCCATACTTGCCCACATTCATTCCCCCTTCCCGCTACAACGACCCGGTTGCCGCGCTGGACCAGGTTCGCCACATTTATGAGAGCAGCCTCGCCCACCTGCGCGAGGCGATGCAGCGCTTCGTCGCCGGTGAAAACCTGCCCGGCCATGTCCGCGCCTTTTATCCCTTCGTCAGGATCCAGACCGAGACCGTGTCGCGTTTGAACCCTGCGGAGAATGCACGCCTGAGTTACGGCTTCGTGGCGGGCCCGGGCCGCTTCGAGACCACGCTGACCCGACCGGACCTGTTCGGCGACTATTACCTCGAGCAATTCACGCTATTGCTGCAAAACCACGGCGTCGAACTGGAAATCGGCACCAGTTCGCAGCCGATCCCGGTGCACTTCTCGTTTGCGGAGAGCGACCACATCGAAGGCAGCATGAGCGCGGAGCGCCGGCAGCTGATGCGCGACGTGTTCGACCTGCCGGACCTCGCCGCGATGGACGACGGCATCGCCAACGGCACGTACGAGCCCCGCTCGGGCGAGCCGCAGCCGCTGTCGCTGTTCACCGCTCCGCGCGTCGACTACTCGCTGCATCGCCTCCGGCACTATTCGGGCACCCTGCCCGAACACTTCCAGAACTTCGTGCTGTTCACCAACTACCAGTTCTACATCGACGAGTTCATCCGCCTCGGCCTCGAAAGCATCGACGACCCCGACAGCGACTACACGGCCTTCGTCGAGCCCGGCAATGTGATCACCCGCCGGAAAGGGCTGGCCGCCGAGGCGGGCGACGCCTCGGGCAAGGCCCCGCCGCGCCTGCCGCAGATGCCGGCCTACCACCTGATGCGTGGCGACCGCTGCGGCATCACCATGGTCAATATCGGCGTCGGCCCGGCCAACGCCAAAACCATTACCGACCACATCGCCGTGCTGCGCCCGCACGCCTGGGTCATGCTGGGCCACTGTGCAGGCCTGCGCCAGACGCAGCAGCTCGGCGACTATGTGCTGGCGCACGGCTATGTGCGGGACGACCACGTGCTCGATCAGGACCTGCCGCTCTGGGTGCCGATTCCCGCCCTGGCCGAGATCCAGCTGGCGCTGGCCGCCGCGGTGTCCGACATCACCGAGACCCGCGGTCCCGAGCTCAAGCGCATCATGCGCACCGGGACCGTGGCCAGCACCGACAATCGCAACTGGGAACTGCTGCCCGACAACCGGCCGCAGCGCCGCTTCAGCCAGAGCCGGGCCGTGGCGCTGGACATGGAAAGCGCCACCATCGCCGGCAACGGTTTCCGTTTCCGGGTGCCGTACGGCACGCTGCTGTGCGTGAGCGACAAGCCCTTGCACGGCGAGATCAAGCTGCCCGGGATGGCCAATCACTTCTATCGCGAACGCGTCGATCAGCACCTGCGCATCGGCATCCGGGCGATGGAACTGCTTCGCGAGCAGGGCGTGAACCAGCTTCACAGCCGCAAGCTGCGCAGCTTTGCAGAGGTGGCGTTTCAGTAGGCGGGAGCGTTCTCCCGCACGAAATTCGACGCGCCGTTCAGCTGCTTGACTTGCTCCCTGCATAGGGCTAGCGCCCCATGTCCGAAACGGGGGGCGCTTTCTATACTGGCTAGGAGTGGCGTGAGCCGTCGGATGCGCCGCCGGAGGCGCGACATGTCAGCGATCCTGCACCTTCCCTTGCCCGTCCTGGACGCGCTGCGCGCCGTTGCGCACGCGGGCTATCCGCACGAGACCTGCGGCCTACTCATCGGCCAACGAGAAGAGCCGCAGTACTGCCGTGTCCACTCGATGCACCCGGCGCGCAACCTCAACCGGGAACGCGCGCGCGACCGCTACGAACTGGACCCCGCCGACTACCTCGCGGCCGAGCAGGCGGCGCGGGACGCTGGGCTGGACGTCGTCGGCGTCTGGCACACCCACCCCGACCACCCCGCCGTGCCGAGCGAGACCGACCGCGCCGCCGCTTGGGAGGGCTGGTCCTACCTGATCCTGTCGGTAAACCGCGATGGTGTGGCGGCGGTCAAATCCTGGCGGCTTAGCGGGGATGTCTTCGAGGAAGAGGAGCTTGAATCATGAGCGCGCTCGTGGTGATTCGTATTCCCACCCCTTTACGTACTTACACCGAAGGCGCCGACGAGGTCGCTGTGCAGGCCGACACGGTGGGGGAGGCATTGGCCAGCCTGTTCCAACGGCATGAAGGCATCGGGGAGCGCATCCTCGGTCCGGATGGCGAGCCGCGCCCCTTCGTGAACATCTATCTCGGCAAGGCCGACGTGCGCGCCCGGCAAGGCTTATCCACCCCGGTCAAGGAGGGCGACGTGATCGCGATCGTGCCTGCCGTCGCGGGAGGCCGCCATGAAAGCGAAAGATAGGCAGCTCGCCGAGCTGAAATCGCGCATCGCCGAAATCACGCCGGGCGAGGCCTTGCAGCTGCAGGTGCAGGGTGCGGCCCTCATCGACGTGCGCGAGGCCGAAGAGATCGCGCAGGGCAGCCCGCCCGGCGCGCACCGGCTCGGGCGCGGCTTCCTGGAGCTGCGCGTAGAGGACGCGATCCCGGACTTCGGCCAACCGGTCGTCGTGATGTGCAACGGCGGCACGCGCTCGCTGTTCGCCGCGGACAGCCTCGCGCGGCTGGGTTACAGCACGCTCTATTCGATGGCGGGCGGCTTCGCGCGCTGGAAGGCCGAAGGGCTGCCGTTCGAACAGCCGTCGCGACTCGACGCCTCGGCGCGCGAACGCTACGCGCGCCATCTCTCGATCCCCGAGGTCGGCGAGGCGGGCCAGACGCGGCTGTTGGCGTCCCGGGTGCTGCTGATCGGCGCCGGCGGCCTCGGCTGCCCGGCCGCGTTCTACCTCGGCGCGGCCGGCGTCGGCACGCTAGGCATCGTCGACCACGACGTCGTCGACCGCAGCAATCTGCAACGGCAGATCCTGCATGCCGAGGCCAAGATCGGCATGCCCAAGGTCAGATCGGCCCGGCAGGCGATCGAGGCGCTGAACCCGACCATCAAGGTCGAGACCTACGAGACGCGCCTCACGAGCGAGAACGTCGAGGACATCTTCTCCGGCTACGACGTCGTGGTCGACGGCTCGGACAACTTCCCGACGCGCTACCTGGTGAACGACGCGTGCGTGAAGCTCGGCATCCCCAACGTGCACGGCTCGGTCTACCGCTTCGAAGGGCAGGCCAGCGTGTTCTGGCCCGGCTACGGCAAGCGGCGCGGCCCGTGCTACCGCTGCCTGTATCCGGAACCGCCGCCGCCCGAGTTCGCGCCGTCGTGCATGGAGGCCGGCGTGCTCGGCGTGCTGCCGGGGCTGATCGGCCTGATCGAGGCGGTCGAAACGCTCAAGCTGCTGCTCGACATCGGCGACCCGCTCGTCGGCCGGCTGCTGTGCTACGACGCGCTGAAGGCCGAGTTCACCGAGCTGCAATTGCAACCCAACCCAGACTGCGCCTACTGCGCCGCCGGCCGCACCTTCCCCGGCTACGTCGACTACGAGCGCTTCTGCCATGCAGCCTGACGCGGCGGCGCTACCCGCGCCCGCCCGCGCGCTCATCGCCGCCGTCGGCCACACGCCGCTGGTGGAGCTTTCCTTCGTCGCCGAGGTGGCGCCCGGCACGCGGCTGTTCGCCAAGCTCGAGAGCGTCAACCCCGGCGGCTCGATCAAGGACCGGCCGGTCGCGCGCATGCTGGTCGAGGCGTGGCGGGCGGGGACCTTCGCCGGAGGCAGGCGTCTATTGGACTCCTCGTCGGGCAACGCCGGCATTTCCTACGCGATGCTCGGCGCGGCGCTCGGCGTCGGCGTCACCATCGTCGTGCCGGGCAACGCCAGCCGCGAGCGGCTGGACCGCATGCGCGCGCACGGCGCCGAGCTGATCGTCACCGACCCGATCGAGGGCTACGACTTCGCGCTGCGCGAGGCAAGAAGGTTGGCCGAGGCCGACCCAGACCGTTACTGGCATTGCGACCAGTATTCCAACTGCAACAACTGGCTCGCCCATTTCGACGGCACGGCGGAGGAGATCGTCACGCAACTGTCCGAGCTGGGCCTCGGCCCGCCCGACGCGCTCGTCGCCGGCATCGGCACCGGC
This DNA window, taken from Crenobacter cavernae, encodes the following:
- a CDS encoding YciI family protein; translated protein: MRFMILRKADKDTEAGVMPSEPLLTVMGQYMEEMTQAGVLLAAEGLQASAKGARVRFSGGKPAVIDGPFTETKELIAGFCLIQVNSKQEAVDWAKRWPALDADGETEIEIRQVFEAEDFGPEFTPELREAEERMRTQAEQLANDAKR
- a CDS encoding VOC family protein codes for the protein MQVQPYLFFDGRCEEAVEFYRNALGAEVLMLMRMKDSPEPPQPGMVPPGAEDKVMHASFRIGETTVMASDGRCLGQPSFQGFSLSLSVADQTEAERLFAALGDGGQVQMPLAKTFFSPSFGMVADRFGVSWMIIVEA
- a CDS encoding YciI family protein, which gives rise to MRFMMLMIPKGYENAAPGSMPDAEAVAAMMKYNEALQKAGVLLALDGLHPPSMGARVSFDGGKPKVTDGPFAEAKEVVGGYWMIQVKSKEEAIEWASRCPASANEVIEIRQVQEFSDFPADVQEAAAGFSEMQAEAGQRRET
- a CDS encoding RNA polymerase sigma factor, translating into MTACATHRAIDAVWRIESARIIASLARMVRDVGLAEELAQDALVIALERWPESGIPDNPGAWLMAAAKHRALDHLRRKKLLERKHEEFGRELEVQQELAVDDVDTAPDDDIGDDLLRLVFTACHPVLSTEARVALTLRLLGGLATDEIARAFLVPEPTVAQRIVRAKRTLAEARVPFEVPRRDELAARLAAVLQVLYLVFNEGYSSTAGDDWIRPALCEEALRLGRILAELAPQEPEVHGLVALMEIQASRTRARIGPSGEPILLLEQNRARWDQLLIRRGLAALERAEALGGAFGPYALQAAIAACHARARTSEETDWARIAALYDALAQLAPSPVVELNRAVALAMAFGPAAGLELVDALTSEPTLKGYHLLPSVRGDLLAKLDRLDEARAEFEHAASLTRNERERELLLERARACARGSAPPEPR
- a CDS encoding AMP nucleosidase, whose translation is MPYLPTFIPPSRYNDPVAALDQVRHIYESSLAHLREAMQRFVAGENLPGHVRAFYPFVRIQTETVSRLNPAENARLSYGFVAGPGRFETTLTRPDLFGDYYLEQFTLLLQNHGVELEIGTSSQPIPVHFSFAESDHIEGSMSAERRQLMRDVFDLPDLAAMDDGIANGTYEPRSGEPQPLSLFTAPRVDYSLHRLRHYSGTLPEHFQNFVLFTNYQFYIDEFIRLGLESIDDPDSDYTAFVEPGNVITRRKGLAAEAGDASGKAPPRLPQMPAYHLMRGDRCGITMVNIGVGPANAKTITDHIAVLRPHAWVMLGHCAGLRQTQQLGDYVLAHGYVRDDHVLDQDLPLWVPIPALAEIQLALAAAVSDITETRGPELKRIMRTGTVASTDNRNWELLPDNRPQRRFSQSRAVALDMESATIAGNGFRFRVPYGTLLCVSDKPLHGEIKLPGMANHFYRERVDQHLRIGIRAMELLREQGVNQLHSRKLRSFAEVAFQ
- a CDS encoding Mov34/MPN/PAD-1 family protein encodes the protein MSAILHLPLPVLDALRAVAHAGYPHETCGLLIGQREEPQYCRVHSMHPARNLNRERARDRYELDPADYLAAEQAARDAGLDVVGVWHTHPDHPAVPSETDRAAAWEGWSYLILSVNRDGVAAVKSWRLSGDVFEEEELES
- a CDS encoding MoaD/ThiS family protein, producing MSALVVIRIPTPLRTYTEGADEVAVQADTVGEALASLFQRHEGIGERILGPDGEPRPFVNIYLGKADVRARQGLSTPVKEGDVIAIVPAVAGGRHESER
- the moeB gene encoding molybdopterin-synthase adenylyltransferase MoeB produces the protein MKAKDRQLAELKSRIAEITPGEALQLQVQGAALIDVREAEEIAQGSPPGAHRLGRGFLELRVEDAIPDFGQPVVVMCNGGTRSLFAADSLARLGYSTLYSMAGGFARWKAEGLPFEQPSRLDASARERYARHLSIPEVGEAGQTRLLASRVLLIGAGGLGCPAAFYLGAAGVGTLGIVDHDVVDRSNLQRQILHAEAKIGMPKVRSARQAIEALNPTIKVETYETRLTSENVEDIFSGYDVVVDGSDNFPTRYLVNDACVKLGIPNVHGSVYRFEGQASVFWPGYGKRRGPCYRCLYPEPPPPEFAPSCMEAGVLGVLPGLIGLIEAVETLKLLLDIGDPLVGRLLCYDALKAEFTELQLQPNPDCAYCAAGRTFPGYVDYERFCHAA
- a CDS encoding PLP-dependent cysteine synthase family protein; this encodes MQPDAAALPAPARALIAAVGHTPLVELSFVAEVAPGTRLFAKLESVNPGGSIKDRPVARMLVEAWRAGTFAGGRRLLDSSSGNAGISYAMLGAALGVGVTIVVPGNASRERLDRMRAHGAELIVTDPIEGYDFALREARRLAEADPDRYWHCDQYSNCNNWLAHFDGTAEEIVTQLSELGLGPPDALVAGIGTGGTLTGTGRRLRQANPHTHIAAVIPETFPGIEGLKPYGSPGDIVPELLDATLIDETLAVTSDQAVAMCARLARLGLYVGPSSGAFVHAALEVASQRRYPVIVTFLNDTGERYVSTGMWQQIATLRRT